The nucleotide window CATACAAGGAAAAAGATTCCCAGTTGGAACCATAAGAGTAACTATAGTTTCATTAATGTTGATTATTTATGTGAAATCAAAGATATTTAGAATTTGATCTCTGATGAcgctttaaagaaaaaaattttaacaaaaaaaaaaggtttattaTAGACTCCACATACATACAACTGCATTAtatgaatattataatatttttccgTAAATTATTAGAAATTGTCCTACATGAAACCTCTTCTATTCCGTACTTACGAGAACATTTAAGCTGGATTATCAATTTACTTCTTTGTcttaaagaaaattaattattgggaattttgatgtaaaatagaaggaaaaaaagatgGAGTAGGAATTAGGGTTAGCAAGGAGGTGACCTGAACTCTGGGGGAGGAGAGGCCGAGGACGAGGATCTTGGCGGCGACGTCGCCGGTGAGGCGGAGGTCGACGCGGTCGTTGAGGGCGACGTCGCGGACGAGATCGAGGGCGTCGGCCTGGAGCACGTTGAAGCGGTCGACAACGACGCGGGTCTGGACAAGGCGGCGACTCTCCGCCGGCTGCTCGAACCCCGGCACTGTCGCCACCCCCAGAGGCACCCCGCCGTACATCATCTCCAGCGCCGCCGCCTCGTACCGGATCCCCACCCTGTTCGGGTTGTTCGCTATGAACAGCAGCGTGATGTTGAGCGACAGATACGCTGCCGGTGGCTGGGCCCCGCCGAGGGCGGCGGTGGTGGAGTCGATGAGTAGGTACTGCACGGCCACCTGCTGAAGATCGAACTGAGGCTTCTTGGGCTTGAggacgaggacgacgacgagggcgacggcgacggcgaggagggcgaggaaggtaaggaggaggaacaggcagcagcagcagcccttGAAGGAGGCGGCCGAGGAGGAGGTGGATATGGGCGGGCCCATGTAACGGCGGTGCCGGCGGTCGTCGAGCGGAGAATATCGCCGGTGGTGGTCGACTGGGGTCGTCATCGCCGCCGAGATCCTCCCCCTCTTTGGATTTTGGAGCCTCTTCTCTCTATATCTCCATAAGTTGTGCGTGCATATAAAGGGCGGACGAAGAGGGAAAGGGCGGCGAAGCGAGCTAGCGGGGTGACGGTGGAGGCGTCAACTGTTTGTTAGTGCGGCTTTAAGCAGTATTTGCTTTTATTACCTTTATGCTTTCAGATTAATAATTGGAGTAGAGTCGTTTGAAAATTTCGGATTCGGACTTGAATTGTCATGATATCCGAATCCGGCCTACACACCATTCAATCAAAGGAATTTATAATGACAACTTTGTGCATCTGCACTTAAATTTTAATGTTCACAAGCTGGTTTGACGATGAATAGATCCTGTGTCATTTATTAGATTGATTTTTAGATGAATTCAAAATTAATGTGGAAAAATAAACTAATTCTAACAAAAATAAAGAGCCAATTTCGAATAAGCTCGGTTTTAGTCATCCGCCACGGACGAACGATCTCAATCTAATATCAACAATAATCAACAATTCgatatgatattattatattataaaaatggATCATATTGGAAGTACTATGGAATGATATGAAACAATATGATACGTTGGACTCCGCATACTATGGAACTAAGCATAAAAGCTTGCCTAGTTGATAGTTTGCTTTAGGCTTCTACCTCAAGATCAATACAATCTGAACAACAGCTAAAGAATACAAACACCAAAATAGACAACATCATCTACTCAAACTAAACAGCAACCTTGATGACACTGGGACTCAAAAACCATGCATACATATACACAAGGACATGCACTCATCTTGCTCCACAACAAGGTTTCGGATCCACTTCTGTCTCGTGCAAGCCCAACGCATGAACATATCGATCGCCAGATATGAGCAGCTTTTGAGAAAGAACGACAGCCAACAGCGCAAGTCCAAGCTGTTGAGCACCAACCCAGCAACATTACTATATGCTATCCACTGAGGCTCCGCTAGTGAAGAATCATAATATCAGCCTTGAATTAGTGCATATTAGCAGCATATCGCTGAAGATCTGCACAAAAAGAATTGAATTTATACAATAAACACATCCAATCTAAAACGGTTTCCAGTTCATTAAAAATAAACTGATGGCACGATTCAGTGTTCTTAAATAAGCATCCCATTCTAGTAGCATCTTGTGAAAGCATATACCAACAAGATTGCTAGGACAAAACTGACCGCTTGAAACTTCAAGACTAACAAAAAGGGTGACAGAGTGCTTTACCCATATGTTTTTTGAAGCGTCATTACTGAGTTAGTGAGTTCATCTCTTGTTATTAAACAAAGATAAATTAGATCCTGAAGAAGCTCTCAACGAACCCCTGACAAATGAATGCTCAAGCAGTTGTGAAGCAGTGGGTCGATCGTTGGGGTTCACTCTTACACACTTGCTGATGAAATCACGTGCATCTCCAGACAAGTGGTCTGGAATAGGAGGCTGTTCGCCACGGCCAATTTTAAACAAAGCTTGTGTCTGCAAATTAGAATGAACCAGTAAGTACTATTGACACCAAATGTGTTGACATTGATATCGTGCCTTTCCCAAACATATACAAGTAGCAACTGAAAATTGAAACTCAAGACAAGCAAGACGACTTAGCAGTAAAAGCAATTATAATAATTAGTAGTAATAGTagtagcagcagcaacaacaacattaGTAGCAGCAGTAGTTG belongs to Musa acuminata AAA Group cultivar baxijiao chromosome BXJ1-11, Cavendish_Baxijiao_AAA, whole genome shotgun sequence and includes:
- the LOC103971353 gene encoding uncharacterized protein LOC103971353, with the protein product MTTPVDHHRRYSPLDDRRHRRYMGPPISTSSSAASFKGCCCCLFLLLTFLALLAVAVALVVVLVLKPKKPQFDLQQVAVQYLLIDSTTAALGGAQPPAAYLSLNITLLFIANNPNRVGIRYEAAALEMMYGGVPLGVATVPGFEQPAESRRLVQTRVVVDRFNVLQADALDLVRDVALNDRVDLRLTGDVAAKILVLGLSSPRVQVSMDCAIVISPRKQSLIYQQCGVD